The Pseudomonas chlororaphis subsp. piscium genome contains the following window.
ATTGTTCACGTCCAGCAACAGGCCGCAGCCGGTGCGGCCTATCACCTCGCGGATGAATTCGGCCTCGTCCATGCTCGACTGGCGAAACTCCAGGTAGGTCGCCGGGTTCTCCAGCAGCATGGGGCGGCGCAATGTGCTCTGCACCTGGTCGATATGTTCGCAGACGCGGTTCAGCGTCGGCCGATCATAGGCCAGGGGCAGCAGGTCATTGAGAAACACCGGGCCATGGCTGGACCAGGCCAGGTGTTCGGAAAAGGACTGGGGTTGATAACGCTCGATCAGCACGGCCAGGCGTTTCAGGTGCTGTTGGTCCAGCGGACCTTCAGCGCCGATCGACAGGCCGACGCCGTGCAGCGACAGCGGGTACTGCTCGCGGATCAGCCCCAGGTAGTGATGGAACGGCCCGCCGGCGACCATGTAGTTTTCCGCATGGACTTCAAAGAAACCGATATCGGGCTGTTCCCTCAGAATCTGGCGAAAGTGCTCGGTCTTGAGCCCCAGCCCGGCGCGTTGCGGCAGGCTGGAGGCGGTCGCCTGAGTGGCGGGACGCAAGGGGAGTGGTACGGCCATGTTCATCATCGACACTCAGGCAGGTGGCTTACGACTTGGCTTTGTAGGCTTGCAGCTGGCCGAAACCGGTAGGCGAGGTGTTGCTGGCGGTTTTCTCGCAGGTGCCTTTAGGAACCAGTTTCCAGGCGTTGGCCTGGTGGTCGACCTTGGCAGTACCGGCACAGGTGGTGCCCGCGCCTGCCGCGCAATCGTTCTTGCCTTTCATGGCGACGCCAAAGCATTTCTCCATGTCGTCGGCGGCCTGGGCGGTGGTCGGCAGCGCGGCCATGCTCAAGGCAGAACCGAGGGCCAGGGCCAGGGCGGCGGCGGACAGGGTGCGAGTGGTAGCGGTCATGGTGTTTCTCCAGAAAAGGTATTTGGGAAGGCA
Protein-coding sequences here:
- a CDS encoding DUF692 domain-containing protein, translated to MAVPLPLRPATQATASSLPQRAGLGLKTEHFRQILREQPDIGFFEVHAENYMVAGGPFHHYLGLIREQYPLSLHGVGLSIGAEGPLDQQHLKRLAVLIERYQPQSFSEHLAWSSHGPVFLNDLLPLAYDRPTLNRVCEHIDQVQSTLRRPMLLENPATYLEFRQSSMDEAEFIREVIGRTGCGLLLDVNNVYVSCINHRRDPLAYIDALPLHAVGEIHLAGFAEDTDSLGDRLLIDDHGAPIDNAVWALYLRLLERIGPTATLIERDNQVPAFSVLHAEVRQADELLQCARRLP
- a CDS encoding BufA1 family periplasmic bufferin-type metallophore, producing the protein MTATTRTLSAAALALALGSALSMAALPTTAQAADDMEKCFGVAMKGKNDCAAGAGTTCAGTAKVDHQANAWKLVPKGTCEKTASNTSPTGFGQLQAYKAKS